A single window of Desulfuromonas sp. TF DNA harbors:
- the murI gene encoding glutamate racemase: MPERAIGIFDSGVGGLTVLKEMMRLLPGEELVYLGDTARVPYGTKSPRTVLRYALEAAAFLSERHVKMLVVACNTASSVALPALAEHFNLPVVGVIEPGARKAVAVTRCRKVGVIGTEGTIKSGAYPRAIHALDPDIEVFSAPCPLFVPLAEEGWAEHRIAHLAAEEYLAPLLQRGIDTLVLGCTHYPLLKTTLRNVMGDGVELVDSAEETALMVAGPLRERDLFRRSHPAWPRFFVTDVPTRFERVGGSFLGTPLHGVESVDLDGAVVPATRAEFSLR, encoded by the coding sequence TTGCCTGAACGCGCCATTGGAATATTCGATTCAGGGGTCGGCGGCCTGACCGTCCTCAAAGAAATGATGCGCCTTCTGCCCGGGGAGGAGCTTGTCTATCTCGGGGATACGGCCCGGGTCCCGTACGGGACCAAAAGCCCCCGGACTGTCTTGAGATATGCCCTGGAAGCGGCGGCCTTCTTGTCGGAGCGGCACGTCAAGATGCTGGTCGTCGCCTGCAACACCGCTTCTTCGGTTGCTCTGCCGGCTCTGGCCGAGCACTTTAATCTTCCGGTCGTCGGGGTGATCGAGCCGGGCGCCCGCAAGGCCGTGGCTGTGACCCGTTGCAGGAAAGTGGGCGTCATCGGCACGGAAGGGACGATCAAAAGCGGCGCTTACCCCCGCGCCATTCACGCCCTGGACCCCGATATCGAAGTTTTTTCCGCGCCCTGCCCCCTGTTCGTTCCACTGGCTGAAGAGGGCTGGGCGGAACACCGCATCGCCCATCTGGCTGCCGAGGAGTATCTTGCGCCGCTGCTGCAGCGGGGAATCGATACCCTGGTCCTTGGCTGCACTCATTATCCGCTGCTCAAGACCACTTTGCGCAACGTCATGGGCGATGGGGTGGAACTGGTCGATTCCGCCGAAGAAACCGCCCTCATGGTGGCGGGTCCGCTTCGGGAGCGGGATCTGTTTCGCCGTTCGCATCCGGCCTGGCCTCGATTTTTCGTCACCGATGTCCCTACCCGTTTCGAGCGGGTAGGCGGTTCATTCCTCGGCACCCCCTTACACGGGGTTGAATCGGTAGACCTGGATGGCGCAGTCGTCCCGGCGACCCGTGCCGAATTTTCCCTGCGCTAG
- a CDS encoding GerMN domain-containing protein, giving the protein MKASPFRNRLLFMAFLVVLLGLGALVLRMYRLAPPGPGTEAPTVQEEPRRLREVLLYFGSAEGEYLASETREIEDCLEEADCIRSVVQALVDGPVSDLLPVLPAQAVVRGVAVDGGTAVIDFSSDLVSAHPGGSSSELLTIYSLANSLAANFPHIRQVRILVDGEPVESLKGHVDLSRPVQSDFSFSRPPDEAQKEISEAEAGGEAHLPTVPPGRD; this is encoded by the coding sequence ATGAAAGCATCTCCGTTCAGAAACCGTCTCCTGTTTATGGCCTTTCTCGTTGTCCTGCTGGGCTTGGGCGCCCTGGTGCTGCGCATGTACCGCCTGGCGCCCCCGGGTCCGGGAACGGAAGCGCCGACCGTCCAGGAGGAACCTCGCCGGTTGCGGGAGGTGCTCCTGTATTTCGGTAGCGCAGAGGGCGAATACCTGGCGTCCGAAACGAGGGAAATTGAAGACTGTCTGGAAGAGGCGGACTGCATCAGATCTGTGGTGCAGGCCCTGGTGGATGGCCCGGTGAGCGATCTGCTCCCCGTTCTTCCCGCCCAGGCCGTCGTGAGGGGAGTCGCTGTCGACGGCGGGACCGCCGTCATCGATTTCAGCAGCGACCTGGTGTCGGCCCATCCCGGGGGGAGTTCATCCGAGCTGCTTACTATTTACAGCCTGGCCAATTCTCTTGCCGCGAACTTCCCGCATATCCGGCAGGTGCGAATTCTGGTGGATGGGGAGCCGGTCGAATCCCTCAAGGGGCATGTCGACCTGAGCCGGCCGGTTCAGTCCGATTTCAGCTTCAGCCGCCCGCCGGACGAGGCTCAAAAAGAAATTTCAGAGGCGGAAGCCGGCGGTGAAGCGCATCTGCCGACCGTTCCGCCGGGAAGAGACTAG
- a CDS encoding homocysteine S-methyltransferase family protein yields MADFRRTIRERVLVLDGAMGTMLQERGLAPGASPEGMNIDAPEVVEGVHREYAEAGADILVTNTFGGSRVKLAHYGLEGRVAEINARAVEIARRAAGPGCFVAASVGPTGRFLEPVGDASFDEMVDVFGEQVSAFAEAGADLVTLETFLDIRELRAAVIACREFSSLPVMALMTFDDGGRTVLGTPPEAAAVTLDALQVDVLGSNCGLGVEGIYAILEKMRAVTSLPLISQANAGLPILRDGQTIFPGTPEEMTAYHERMLALGVRIIGGCCGTTPAHIRAIRGALEGRDLAWTPPPRRMFLSSRTAAVAVGGQAPCALIGERINPTGKKTYSQELREGKTAYIRREAQEQINAGATLIDLNCGLPGVDEPAALERAVFAASGVAAAPLVLDSSDPAALERALKAADGKVLINSVSGEEKSLRTILPLARKYGAALIGLALDGKGVPATAAGRVAAAAAIRDATVAAGIPEEDLLIDCLALTVSAEQQQALETLRAVRAVKAELGLSTVLGVSNISFGLPSRPVISSVYFAMALQAGLDAAIINPKEEKMMDAYRAAMVLLAKDPRAEEYIAHYASALAVPAAPAAGQADVGIRERLGG; encoded by the coding sequence ATGGCCGATTTTCGACGGACGATACGGGAGCGGGTGCTGGTTCTGGACGGCGCCATGGGAACCATGCTCCAGGAGCGGGGCCTGGCTCCCGGCGCCTCCCCCGAAGGGATGAACATCGACGCGCCTGAAGTGGTGGAAGGCGTTCATCGGGAATACGCCGAGGCCGGCGCCGATATCCTGGTGACCAACACCTTCGGAGGCAGCCGGGTCAAGCTGGCCCATTACGGGCTGGAGGGCCGGGTGGCGGAGATCAACGCCCGGGCGGTCGAGATCGCCCGCCGGGCGGCCGGGCCGGGGTGTTTCGTGGCGGCTTCGGTCGGCCCCACGGGCCGTTTCCTGGAACCGGTGGGAGACGCTTCCTTCGACGAGATGGTCGATGTCTTCGGCGAGCAGGTGAGCGCTTTCGCCGAAGCCGGAGCCGACCTTGTCACCCTGGAGACCTTCCTCGATATCCGGGAGCTTCGGGCCGCGGTCATCGCCTGCCGGGAATTCTCCTCCCTGCCTGTCATGGCCCTGATGACCTTCGACGACGGCGGGCGGACCGTTCTGGGAACCCCCCCCGAAGCCGCGGCGGTCACTCTCGACGCCCTCCAGGTCGACGTACTCGGTTCCAATTGCGGGCTGGGGGTGGAGGGGATCTACGCTATTCTCGAAAAAATGCGCGCCGTCACCTCTCTGCCCCTCATCTCCCAGGCCAATGCAGGCCTGCCGATCCTGAGGGACGGCCAGACGATTTTTCCGGGGACCCCCGAAGAGATGACCGCCTATCATGAGCGAATGCTGGCCCTGGGGGTGCGGATCATCGGCGGCTGCTGCGGCACTACCCCGGCCCACATCCGGGCGATCCGCGGCGCCCTCGAAGGCAGGGATCTCGCCTGGACCCCGCCGCCGCGCCGGATGTTTCTCTCCAGCCGCACCGCGGCGGTCGCCGTAGGCGGCCAGGCCCCCTGCGCCCTTATCGGCGAGCGCATTAATCCCACCGGCAAGAAGACTTATAGCCAGGAACTGCGCGAGGGGAAGACCGCCTACATCCGGCGCGAAGCCCAGGAGCAGATAAATGCCGGCGCCACCCTGATCGACCTCAACTGCGGACTTCCCGGCGTCGACGAGCCGGCGGCCCTGGAGCGGGCCGTGTTCGCCGCCTCCGGGGTCGCCGCCGCACCGCTGGTCCTGGACTCCTCCGACCCGGCCGCCCTGGAGAGGGCCCTCAAGGCCGCCGACGGCAAGGTGCTGATCAATTCCGTCTCCGGAGAGGAGAAGAGCCTCCGCACCATCCTTCCGCTGGCCCGCAAGTACGGCGCGGCCCTCATCGGGCTGGCCCTCGATGGGAAAGGGGTTCCCGCAACCGCAGCCGGACGGGTCGCAGCCGCAGCAGCTATCCGTGATGCCACTGTGGCCGCAGGCATTCCGGAGGAAGATCTGCTGATCGACTGCCTGGCCCTGACCGTGTCGGCCGAACAGCAGCAGGCGCTGGAAACCCTGCGGGCAGTGCGGGCGGTCAAAGCCGAGCTTGGCTTGTCCACCGTGCTGGGAGTCAGTAATATCTCCTTCGGCCTCCCCAGCCGGCCGGTCATCTCGTCCGTCTATTTTGCCATGGCCCTGCAGGCCGGCCTCGACGCGGCCATCATCAATCCCAAGGAGGAGAAGATGATGGACGC